CATGCCGAAACACGGGCCAAGCGATGCCTCGCGGATACAGATCGCCGCTTTCTTGCCGATCTTGTTCAGCCCGTCACCAAGCCCCACAGTCGTTGTCGTCTTGCCCTCGCCCGCCGGGGTCGGGTTGATCGCGGTCACAAGGATCAGCTTGCCGTTCTCGTTGCCCTGCACGCTCTGAATGAAATCCTGACTCACCTTGGCCTTGTCGTGGCCATAGGGCAGCAGATGGTCGCTTTCGATGCCCAGCTTGGCACCAACCTCCTGGATCGGGCGTTTCTTCGCTTCGCGGGCAATTTCGATGTCGGATTTATAGCTCATGGGGCGCGCACCTTCTGCTTCAGCCGTGGTGTTTTCACTGCTTTTTGCTATAGACCCCACGCCGCCCCTTCATAAGGAGTGAATCCGACATTCTGACCGCCACAAGCGGCGAGCAGCCGCAGATCGTTTCGCATCGGAACGCTCAGGCGCGTCGCGCTGCCGCCAATCCCGGCCAAACCGGCTGATCGGGGATATGCAGCCTGAGTCGCGCACCTAGCGCAAGCGCGCCCGGTCGCTCTACCCAAGCCGTCACTCCGCGCCGCCCTGCGGCGGCCGCTTTGAAAAGCTTGCCCTTGCCGGGGTGTGCCGTCTCGATTTCCCGCGCGGTAAGGGCGCAGGGCCGGTTTTCCATATCAATCACCAGCGTCGCGCCGCTCTCGGCCTGAAGCCGCGACGACGGCGGAACGCAGGTAAAATTCTCCAGCCCCCTGACCACCATAGACGCGCCAAGTAGCTGCGGTGACAGCGCCTCAAGGCCCATCATCTGCGCGATGGCGGCCAATTCTTCTTCCGCGAGGATCGAAAGCTGGCGCACATTGGCGATCTCGGTCTCTCTTGGGTGTTGTGACAACACGCGCGAACACGAAGGGCGGGTAAGCCCGCCATGCGCCTCGCCGCTGATCCCGCCCCAGTCCAAGCTCACCGCCTGCAACGGCTCAGAAGAAAGCGCCGCTGCACGGTCCGCCACCCGGCCCAGCCATGTGATTTCACAGTAATGATCGGTCGGTTTCAACGCCTGCATCGCGGCTCCCCTTGCGTTCCGGCGCCTCAGCGTTCCGTCATCTTCAACTCGATCCGGCGGTTCTGCGCGCGCGCCTCCGGGCTGTTGCCCGGTGCCACCGGCTGAAACTCCCCGAACCCGTTGGCCGAAAGCCGATAGGGCGGAATACCAAGGCTGCTGGTCATATACCGAACCACCGAAAGCGCGCGCGCCTGACTCAATTCCCAATTATCGGCGAATTCCCCACCCGGCAGAAGCGGTTGGTTGTCGGTGTGGCCATCGACCTGAATAACCCAATCAATGCTTTTGGGGATTTCCGCCGCCACCTGCTGCAAAAGATCGGCAATCCGGGCAATCTGTTGTTTGCCCCCGGTTGAGAGATCGGCACTGCCCGGCGCGAACAGCACTTCAGAAGAAAACACGAAGCGATCCCCGACGATCTTTACGCCGTCGCGGTTGCCCAACACGGCCCGCAACTTGCCGAAAAACTCCGAGCGGTATTTCTCAAGATCCTGATTTTTCGCCTCAAGCTGCGCTTTCTCGGCCTTGAGCCGTTTGGCCTCGGCCTCTTCCAGCATCCGGCGTTTGCGTTCTTCCGCCGCCGCGCGCGCCAACGCGGTGTTAAGATCGGTGCCAAGCGATTGAATCTGCACTTTCGCTGCCGCATCGCGGGCCTTGTAATCATCAAGCAACGCCTGCAACTGGCCCAACTGCCCCCGCAAGGCGGCAACCTGCTGGTTCAACACCGCCTGCTGGCGCTGTGCCTCGGTGGAAATCTCGGTCTGATCGTCCAGCGCATCTCTGGCCGCCGACAACAACGCCGCGCGGGTTTGCGCTTCGGTCATCTGTGCCTGCGCATCCTGCTCGGCAGCCAGCTTCGCAGCCAGTGCGGCGGCAAGCTTGCGGCGCAGCTCCGCCCGGTCGGTCGTGGTGGTCTGCTGCGTCGCCAGCAACGCCGCCAATCTTGACTCCAGCGCCTTGCGCTCGGCCTCGGCCTTTGCCTGCATCTTTTCCTGTGCGCCGCGCGCGGCTTTCACCTGCGCCAGCGCCGCAGCCAGCTTCGCCTCCAGCGTCGCACGGTCCGCATCAGCTTGGGTTTGTGTCTTTTCCTGTCCGGTCCGGGCCGCGTCCAACTGCAACAATGCCGCCGCCAGCTTGTCTTCCAAAGCCTTGCGCGCAGCTTCGGCGCTGGCCTGCGTCTCGCCCTGTGCCTTTTCCGCCGCATCGGCCTTCAACAATGCCGCCGCCAGCTCGTCTTCCAGATTATCCCCCGCCGATTGCGCTGCCGCCAGCATGGTCAGCGTCTCCTCGGCCTTCTTGCGCTGCGCCTCCAGCGTCAGCGTCATCGCGGTCAATTCGGCATCGGATTTCTTCAGCTTCTCGCGCAGCGCCGCCGCCGCCCTTGCCTCGACCAACCGATCGGCCTCCTTGGCGGAAAGCTTCTCTTGCAGGTCGGCCTTATCGGTCTTCAGATCGGCCAGCACCGCCTCCAGCGCCTCGCGCTTGGCCGCCGCCAGCCGGGCTGCCTGTGCGCCCGCGTCAATTTCATCGCGCGCCGTGGCCAGCGCAAGGTTCAGCGCCTCCTGCCGGGAGAGCAGTTCATCGCGCGTGTCCTTCAATCCGGCAATCGCCTGCCGGTCCTTGGCCTGTGCCGCCAGAAGCCCCGCCACCTGGTCTTCGAACGAGGCAATCCTGCCCTGCGCCGCATCCAGCTTGCCGCTCAGATCGGCGCGCTGTGCCGTGAGCGTGGCAATCAGCGCGGTTTGCTGCGCGGCCTTTTCACGGGCTGCATCAACGGTGCCCGTCAACGTGCCAACCTGCGCCTTGAGATCGCTGGCGCGGCTCCGCTCCAGCCCCAATGCCTTGCTCAGTGCGGACACTTCAGAGGACAGCGAATCAAGCTTGCTTTCCTGCCCGTCGATTGTTTCGCTCAGCACGAACTGCACCACCATGAAGATGGTCAGCACGAACATCAGCACCAGCAAAAGCCCGGTCATCGCGTCCACGAAACCCGGCCAGATCGACGCGTGAACCCGGCTCCCCCCGGCGCGACAAAGCCATGTTCAGCCCCCTCGCCGCCGTCGCTATCGCCGGTTTTGAAAACACGCGGCTTGTCACGCTTGCCCAACACCTTGACCAACGCGTTGATATCGGCGCGCATCTCGGCCATGGTTTCTTGCCGTCCGGCGCTGATTTCCTCCAGAATGCGCAGCATCTGCACGTCGATTGAGCGCAGCCGCATCCGGCTTTCCGCGTCAATCCCGCCACCATCACTGCTGTTCTCCTCACGGCGGCGCATCTGGTCAAGCAGCGCCTCCTGCCCTTCGGCCACCCGCATCAGCGCGGTGTTGATCGGGTTTTCATTGCTCATCCGATGAGTCATCCGCTCGATCGAATCCGCCAGATGGCTAAGCTTTTCATCCACCTTGGCGCGGCTGACCTCGGAATGAGTGAAAATGTCCTGCAAATCGGTCAACTGATCGGCCATCGTATCGGCCAGCGCCCCGATCAATGCCGTTTCCGCGTTCTCGCCATCGCCACTGGCAAAACCCAGCCGGGTGATCGAAGAAAGCCATTCCTCCAACTCGCGGTAAAACCGGTTCTGGCCATGCCCCGCCAGCAGCTCCAGCAACCCAACGATCAACGAGCCGCTCAGGCCCAGCAACGATGAAGCAAACGCCACCCCCATGCCGCCCAGCTGGCTTTCCAGCCCGGTCATCAGCCGCTTGAAAATATCGGTGGCTTGCTCGCCATCCCGCGGGGCAAGGCTGCGGATGGTATCGACCACCGCAGGCACCGTCGTCGCCAGCCCGTAAAACGTGCCCAGCAGGCCAAGAAAGATCAGGAAATTGGTGATATAGCGGGTGATCTCGCGCTCTTCATCAATCCGCAAGGCAACCGAATCAAGGATCGAGCGCGCCGAGGCAGAAGAAATCTGCATCTTCGCCCCGCGCCCGCGCATCAGTGTCGCCAGCGGCGCCAAAAGCTGCGGCGCGCGCAACCCGTCCGCGCGGTCGTTGGTGAAGGCTTCGATCCATCGGGCCGACCGTGACAGTTGAAACGCCTGCCAGAAGCACGCCAGCAGCCCGATGAAGAACACGAAAACGATGAAGCCGTTAAGATAGGGATTGGCAAGAAACACCGGCAACACGCGCGGCAGCGCAAAGAACACCCCCACGCCTGCCAAAACAAGCACGGCGAGCATCATCACGATCTGACGCACTGGACGGGAAAACTGCGGCTCGGCCTCGTGGTCTGGCTGGTCCATGTGGCCCGGCTCCTGACACAATTGTTGTTTGTGCGCGGATGATAAGGGCAAGGCGAGGCAGTGCCAAGGAGAATGCCACGGCGTCTTTTGCGCTGCCACGCGCGCAGGCCCGATCCCTGAAACCAAGGCCCGCCCGGCGCCTTGCACGGGCATCAAACCGGCATCAATAACAGTGCGCCAGCCGCCCAAACCCTGATGGGGCAGCGCCCGAACCGCCGCGTTGGGCCGGGCACCGGCATTTCGAATTTGGGCCTGCAATTGCTGGCAACTGGCACCTGCGCCCTAAAGGCCCATCATCTTCACCCGGCGCGCCAGCCAGGCAAGCTCCGGGTCATGCAAGCCAAGCTCGCCCAGCTGGTCCGCCGTCTTGAACAGATACTCATCATTGCGCCCCATGCCGCCTTCGGCCCGCGCGATGATCCGCGCCTGTTCTTCCAGATCAAGCCCACCGCAATATTGCACATGCTCAGGGTCGACCACGTAAACCAACGCCTCGACAATCCGGCCATCCGACAGGATCACCTGCAAATTGCGCTCAAGATAGGCCGAGGAAATCAACTCACGTTCGCGCAGGTAAGCCAGCACGGCGTCTTCCTCATCCGCCGCCACCCGCAGCGCAACCCCCTCGCAGGTGTGCCCCTCCCGCTCATCCAGCGCCAGCACCAACCCCGGCACGGCTTCGGTGCCGCGATGATGGATCGAGCGCATACAAAACGAGCGGCGATATCCCGGCAGCCGCGCCAACAGCTTCTCGCTAACCTCGAAACCGGGGTTCCAGACCAACGATCCATACCCGAATACCCACATCGCCATTATGCCCGCCCTTGCCGTCTGGTCCTTCTGCATTCGCGCCTGTAAACACCAATGCAAAGCGGCTGGGAAGGGAAAATGCCATGAAACGTCTGCTCGCGATTATCCTGATCGCCGCCGCCGCATGGTCGGGCTATTGGTATATCGCCCAGAGCAGCGCGCGCGCCGGGTTTGAACGCTGGTTCGCGCAGCGCCGCGCCGAAGGCTGGCAGGCCGATTATGCCGCGCTCAGCATGGCGGGCTATCCCAACCGGGTCGATGCGACGTTCGAAAAACCCATCCTCGCCGATCCCGAAACCGGCCTTGGCTGGGAAGCGCCCGATTTCCATATCTACGCGCTCAGCTACAAGCCCAGCCAACTGATCGTGTCTTGGCCCGAACAGCAGAAAATCTTCACACCCGAGGCCAGCTATACCATCTCAAGCCGCGACATGGGGGCCAGCATCGTCATGGCGCCCAAGCCGAAACTGCCGCTTCAACGCGCCAATCTGGTGTCCAAGGCAATGGCCATCGAAGCCCCCGGCGGGACAACCACACTTGACGGCTTGCAAGTGGCGTTCGATCTGGTGCCCGGCACGACGCAGGATTACCGCATCGGTCTTAACGCCGATGGCTATGCCCCGCCGCTGCCTGCCGGTCTTACCCTGCAAACCGGCGGTCAGGTGCCCCAACAGCTCGACGCGCTGAAAGCCGATCTCACCGTCAGCTTCTCGCGCCCGTGGGACATCACCGCATTGCAAGACAACCGCCCACAACCGACCCGGATCAAGGTAAAACTGGCCGAGGCCAAATGGGGTGCGCTTGAACTGGCACTGGCGGGCGATCTCACAATCGACGCGCGCGGGCATCCCACCGGCGCGCTGACGCTCAAGGCGCGCAACTGGCGCGACATACTGGCATTGGCGCGCGAGCTTGGCTGGCTGCCCGCCGCATGGCTCGATACAACGGAACAGGCGCTCAGCCTCGCCGCACAGCTTTCGGGCAATCAACGCACACTCGATCTGCCGCTGACATTCACGCCCACAGGTGTTTCGCTCGGCCCGGTGCCACTTGGCCCATCGCCGGTGCTACGCCTGCGCTGAGGCTCAGTTCGAGGAAAGCCGCGTCGGGCGGCGATAGAAATAATGCACCCCGATCGAAGCTGTTCGCTTGAACTTGCGCGCCCATGACGGGCGCACGGCGCGGGTGTGATAATAGGTTGCCCCATGGGTCAGCGCGCGCGGCGCACCGGCCAGCATCAACTTGGCGACCTTGCCCACTTCGGCATAGGCCGCATGTTCGTGGATCACATCCTTGTAACCATCGCAGGTATAGGTGAACTGACAGGCATAGCGCCGCCCGGTGCCTTGCTTGATCACGCTGCAAACCGAGTTGGGAAACAGGCGGCTGTCCACTCGGTTAAGGATCACCTCTGCCACCGCAAACTGGCCTTTGATGCTCTCGCCGCGCGCTTCGAAATAAAGCGCCTCGGAAAGGCAGCGCCATTGCGCGCCGCCGGTGGCTTTCGGCTGAGCGTTGACGAACGCCTTTGAATAACTGATCCCGCCCACACCGGTTGGCCGCTTCAGCAATATGTCAAGCTGTGCCGACGGAATAGCACCAAGCGCGCGTTTTTCGCGGCTTACCAACTGGCGCACCGAGGCATCCGCCCAGACCGGACTGCCCAGCACAAGGCATAGGAATATCATCATCAACCGTTGCATTTGAAAGCCCCCAAGGCAGCATAAACTTCACGCGCGAAATAAACTTCGCGCGCTAAGCGGCGGTTTTTAATAAAATTTAACGACTACGTCCAGCCCTAGGCGATTCGCCCGCTGGAAGGGGCGGATTCGTGCCACCCCACTTTTATGTGCCGCCACATGATCTGGAAGCGCGGTAAAAGCAGCCTACCCGATCTTGTCTTTCACGGCGAGTTGGGCTGCGGCAAGACGCGCCACCGGAACCCGGAACGGGGAGCAGGAAACATAATCGAATCCCACCGCGCGGAAGAATTCTATTGATTCGGGGCTGCCGCCATGTTCGCCGCAAACCGACAGCGTCAGATCCGGGCGCGCCGCCCGCCCACGCTCTGCGCCGACCTTCAAAAGTTCGCCCACGCCGTCAACGTCGAACGTATGAAACGGATCCTCGGGATAAACCCCCTTTTGCACGTATTCCGACATGAACCGCCCGGCATCGTCGCGCGACAGGCCATAAGCCATCTGCGTGAGATCGTTGGTGCCAAAACTCAGGAACGCACAATGCGGCGCGATCTCTCCGGCCCTGAGGGCTGCGCGCGGCGTCTCCACCATCACGCCCAGACGATAGCTGAACGCAACACCAGTCTCGTTGCGCACCGCAGCGGCCACCGCATCGACACGCGTGTTGACGATCTCGACCTCGCGCTTGGCCGAAACCAGCGGAATCATGATTTCCGGCACCACCGGCACGCCGCCCCGGTTGACCTCGCCCGTCGCCTCGAAAATGGCGCGCGCCTGCATGTCGTAAATCTCGGGATAAATCACCCCCAGCCGCACACCGCGCAGGCCCAGCATGGGGTTGTATTCGCTCAGCGCCTCGACCCGGCGCGTCACATCCGACACCGGCAAGTCAAGCGCCTCGGCAAGCTCGCGGTGCCCGGCGCGGTCATGCGGCAGGAATTCGTGCAGCGGCGGGTCAAGCAGGCGAATACAGACCGGTTGCCCCTCCATGATCCGAAACAGTTCGATGAAATCGGCGCGCTGCATCGGCAGCAGGCGGTCAAGGGCGGCCCGCCGGTCCTCGGCCGTGTCGGCAAAGATCATCTCGCGCATCACGATCAGACGGTCGGATTCAAAAAACATGTGCTCGGTCCGGCACAGCCCGATGCCCTCGGCCTTGAAATTCCGCGCCGTCTGCGCATCGGCGGGGGTATCGGCATTGGCGCGCACCTTGATATCACGCACATCGTCGGCCCAGCCCATCAACGTCTGGAACGCATCGTCCTGCACCGTCTCCAGAAGCGCCGGTTGCCCGGCAAGCACCTCTCCATGGGTGCCGTCGATGGTAATCACATCGCCTTCGCCAAAGCTGCGCCCGTCCGGTGCGGTGATCGTCTTCTTGCGCAAATGGAACCGCATCTCCGAAGCACCCACCACACAAGGCAACCCCATGCCCCGCCCGATCACCGCCGCGTGGCTGGTCATCCCGCCGCGTTCTGTCAGAACGGCGGTGGCGGCGTGCATCCCGCGAATGTCCTCCGGGCTGGTTTCGCGGCGCACCAACACGCATGGCTCCCCGCGTGCCGCGCGCGCCTGCGCTTCGGCAGCGGTAAACACAATCGCCCCACGCGCCGCGCCGGGGCTGGCGGCAACCCCACGGGCCAGCACATCGCGGCGGGCCTGCGGGTCCACCTGCCGGTGCAGCAACTCGTTAAGCGCGCGTGGCTCCACCCGCATCAAGGCCTCCTCGCGGGAAATAATCCCGTCTTCGGCCAGCCGCACTGCAAGCCGCACCGCCGCCTGCGCCGACCGCTGCACCCGCACGCCATCCAGCAACCAGACCTTGCCATTCTCGATGGTGAACTCCGCCTGCATTTCTGCGCGCAGCTTTTGCCGCATCAACCTTGTATGCGCGATCAACTCGCCATAAGCCTCCGGCTCTTGCTCCTCCAGCGATGGCCCGCGCTCATCCCGCGCCAGATAAAGCCCCGCTTCGCCTTTCAGCGCATCGCGCCCCTGACTCTGGCTCAGGTAACGCCCGGTGATCTGGCTCAGCCCGGTTTGCGAATTGATCAACTGAATCACGCCAGAGCCGCACTCGCCCTGCCCCGCGCCAAGGCCAAGCGCCATGCGCTGCACCACAAGGCCAAGCCCGGCATCCGCAGGCGCGCCCTTGGCTTGGCGCAAAAGCCGCGCCGTGGTGCCCTCCCACGCCCGCGCCATTGAGCGCAGCACCGCCGCAAGCTGCACCTCCGGGTCTTGCGGAAACGCCTCTTCCGCCTCATCCTCATAAGCCTTGAGCGCCGCGCTCAACCCGGCCTGCCCGGTCTCTGTGATGTCGTCGAAAAGGTCCGGGTCAAGCCGCGCCACATGCACCGCATAGGCCTGCACGAATCGCATATAAAGCGTCGCCGCCGCCTCCGGCCCGATCCGTTCGGCCATATCGACATAGGCCGCATCGTTCATCCCGATATTAAGCACCGCCCCCGGCCCGCCCCAATCAGGGTCTTCCGACGATGGCCGCACACATAAAAGCGGCGCCGCCCCGAACGGCGCAAGCAGCGCCTTGGTGTCGGGCATCTGGCCGCGCGCAATGGCGTGAACGGCATCGAACGAAAGCGCCACCGTCTCCGGCACCGGCAGGTTAAGCCGCACCAGCCGTTGCAGACACTTCGCACGCCCGCCATGGGTCTGCGCCGCGATGGGTGCATCGGGCGTGATAAAAGTGATATCCTTGTCGTCTTGCTGCACTGCGGCACCTTTCATGTTGCGCGCAGCATAAGGCGGATGCACGCCATGGCAAGAGTTTGGTGCGCCACCGCCGCGCTCGCTCCTGGGTGGGCGCACCACGCCCT
This is a stretch of genomic DNA from Aquicoccus sp. G2-2. It encodes these proteins:
- a CDS encoding sulfurase, giving the protein MQALKPTDHYCEITWLGRVADRAAALSSEPLQAVSLDWGGISGEAHGGLTRPSCSRVLSQHPRETEIANVRQLSILAEEELAAIAQMMGLEALSPQLLGASMVVRGLENFTCVPPSSRLQAESGATLVIDMENRPCALTAREIETAHPGKGKLFKAAAAGRRGVTAWVERPGALALGARLRLHIPDQPVWPGLAAARRA
- a CDS encoding peptidoglycan -binding protein — its product is MTGLLLVLMFVLTIFMVVQFVLSETIDGQESKLDSLSSEVSALSKALGLERSRASDLKAQVGTLTGTVDAAREKAAQQTALIATLTAQRADLSGKLDAAQGRIASFEDQVAGLLAAQAKDRQAIAGLKDTRDELLSRQEALNLALATARDEIDAGAQAARLAAAKREALEAVLADLKTDKADLQEKLSAKEADRLVEARAAAALREKLKKSDAELTAMTLTLEAQRKKAEETLTMLAAAQSAGDNLEDELAAALLKADAAEKAQGETQASAEAARKALEDKLAAALLQLDAARTGQEKTQTQADADRATLEAKLAAALAQVKAARGAQEKMQAKAEAERKALESRLAALLATQQTTTTDRAELRRKLAAALAAKLAAEQDAQAQMTEAQTRAALLSAARDALDDQTEISTEAQRQQAVLNQQVAALRGQLGQLQALLDDYKARDAAAKVQIQSLGTDLNTALARAAAEERKRRMLEEAEAKRLKAEKAQLEAKNQDLEKYRSEFFGKLRAVLGNRDGVKIVGDRFVFSSEVLFAPGSADLSTGGKQQIARIADLLQQVAAEIPKSIDWVIQVDGHTDNQPLLPGGEFADNWELSQARALSVVRYMTSSLGIPPYRLSANGFGEFQPVAPGNSPEARAQNRRIELKMTER
- a CDS encoding biopolymer transporter ExbB → MDQPDHEAEPQFSRPVRQIVMMLAVLVLAGVGVFFALPRVLPVFLANPYLNGFIVFVFFIGLLACFWQAFQLSRSARWIEAFTNDRADGLRAPQLLAPLATLMRGRGAKMQISSASARSILDSVALRIDEEREITRYITNFLIFLGLLGTFYGLATTVPAVVDTIRSLAPRDGEQATDIFKRLMTGLESQLGGMGVAFASSLLGLSGSLIVGLLELLAGHGQNRFYRELEEWLSSITRLGFASGDGENAETALIGALADTMADQLTDLQDIFTHSEVSRAKVDEKLSHLADSIERMTHRMSNENPINTALMRVAEGQEALLDQMRRREENSSDGGGIDAESRMRLRSIDVQMLRILEEISAGRQETMAEMRADINALVKVLGKRDKPRVFKTGDSDGGEGAEHGFVAPGGAGFTRRSGRVSWTR
- a CDS encoding gamma-glutamylcyclotransferase, translated to MAMWVFGYGSLVWNPGFEVSEKLLARLPGYRRSFCMRSIHHRGTEAVPGLVLALDEREGHTCEGVALRVAADEEDAVLAYLRERELISSAYLERNLQVILSDGRIVEALVYVVDPEHVQYCGGLDLEEQARIIARAEGGMGRNDEYLFKTADQLGELGLHDPELAWLARRVKMMGL
- a CDS encoding DUF2125 domain-containing protein; this encodes MKRLLAIILIAAAAWSGYWYIAQSSARAGFERWFAQRRAEGWQADYAALSMAGYPNRVDATFEKPILADPETGLGWEAPDFHIYALSYKPSQLIVSWPEQQKIFTPEASYTISSRDMGASIVMAPKPKLPLQRANLVSKAMAIEAPGGTTTLDGLQVAFDLVPGTTQDYRIGLNADGYAPPLPAGLTLQTGGQVPQQLDALKADLTVSFSRPWDITALQDNRPQPTRIKVKLAEAKWGALELALAGDLTIDARGHPTGALTLKARNWRDILALARELGWLPAAWLDTTEQALSLAAQLSGNQRTLDLPLTFTPTGVSLGPVPLGPSPVLRLR
- a CDS encoding cell wall hydrolase → MMIFLCLVLGSPVWADASVRQLVSREKRALGAIPSAQLDILLKRPTGVGGISYSKAFVNAQPKATGGAQWRCLSEALYFEARGESIKGQFAVAEVILNRVDSRLFPNSVCSVIKQGTGRRYACQFTYTCDGYKDVIHEHAAYAEVGKVAKLMLAGAPRALTHGATYYHTRAVRPSWARKFKRTASIGVHYFYRRPTRLSSN
- the ppdK gene encoding pyruvate, phosphate dikinase, which gives rise to MKGAAVQQDDKDITFITPDAPIAAQTHGGRAKCLQRLVRLNLPVPETVALSFDAVHAIARGQMPDTKALLAPFGAAPLLCVRPSSEDPDWGGPGAVLNIGMNDAAYVDMAERIGPEAAATLYMRFVQAYAVHVARLDPDLFDDITETGQAGLSAALKAYEDEAEEAFPQDPEVQLAAVLRSMARAWEGTTARLLRQAKGAPADAGLGLVVQRMALGLGAGQGECGSGVIQLINSQTGLSQITGRYLSQSQGRDALKGEAGLYLARDERGPSLEEQEPEAYGELIAHTRLMRQKLRAEMQAEFTIENGKVWLLDGVRVQRSAQAAVRLAVRLAEDGIISREEALMRVEPRALNELLHRQVDPQARRDVLARGVAASPGAARGAIVFTAAEAQARAARGEPCVLVRRETSPEDIRGMHAATAVLTERGGMTSHAAVIGRGMGLPCVVGASEMRFHLRKKTITAPDGRSFGEGDVITIDGTHGEVLAGQPALLETVQDDAFQTLMGWADDVRDIKVRANADTPADAQTARNFKAEGIGLCRTEHMFFESDRLIVMREMIFADTAEDRRAALDRLLPMQRADFIELFRIMEGQPVCIRLLDPPLHEFLPHDRAGHRELAEALDLPVSDVTRRVEALSEYNPMLGLRGVRLGVIYPEIYDMQARAIFEATGEVNRGGVPVVPEIMIPLVSAKREVEIVNTRVDAVAAAVRNETGVAFSYRLGVMVETPRAALRAGEIAPHCAFLSFGTNDLTQMAYGLSRDDAGRFMSEYVQKGVYPEDPFHTFDVDGVGELLKVGAERGRAARPDLTLSVCGEHGGSPESIEFFRAVGFDYVSCSPFRVPVARLAAAQLAVKDKIG